Proteins found in one Magnolia sinica isolate HGM2019 chromosome 5, MsV1, whole genome shotgun sequence genomic segment:
- the LOC131246488 gene encoding H/ACA ribonucleoprotein complex subunit 4-like, giving the protein MSSLPPSSDKKKKKHKPIATDEREEHPSSTLVPSEPSSAVDQQQQDYLIKPQSFTPSLDTSQWPILLKNYDRLNVRTGHYTPLPNGFSPLKRPLAEYIRYGILNLDKPSNPSSHEVVAWIKRILRVDKTGHSGTLDPKVTGNLIVCIDRATRLVKSQQVAGKEYVCVARLHSSVPEVAKVARALETLTGAVFQRPPLISAVKRQLRIRTIYESKLLEYDADKHLVVFWISCEAGTYVRTLCVHLGLILGVGGHMQELRRVRSGILGEKDNMVTMHDVMDAQWLYDNYRDESYLRRAIMPLEVLLTSYKRLVVKDSAVNAICYGAKLMIPGLLRFENDIENGEEVVLMTTKGEAIALGIAEMTTAVMATCDHGVVAKIKRVVMDRDTYPRKWGLGPRASMKKKMITEGLLDKHGKPNEKTPAEWSRNVVLPTGGDSMIASLAATAVPVAVEEDGPMVVEEKGEKKKKKKDKDGGDGEGQKRKLEDIDGGPVEVATKKVKIEEVERVVEKEEKKEKVKKVKVEVEEVNGAEEDGKKKKKKKDKEKDESGLSDEEKVKKEKVKKKDKGEKDKAKLGPSDEEKGEKEKKKKKKKEKKSKEVEDGNDEEVDRSEKKKKKEKKKKNKDGEEQE; this is encoded by the coding sequence ATGTCTTCCCTCCCTCCTTCCTcagacaagaagaagaaaaagcacAAACCCATCGCCACAGACGAACGAGAAGAACATCCGTCATCCACTCTCGTCCCCTCCGAACCATCCTCAGCCGTCGATCAGCAGCAGCAAGACTACTTGATCAAACCCCAGTCCTTCACTCCATCCCTGGACACCTCTCAATGGCCCATCCTCCTCAAGAACTACGATCGCCTCAACGTCCGCACCGGCCACTACACCCCTCTTCCCAATGGCTTCTCCCCCCTCAAGCGTCCCCTTGCCGAATACATCCGCTATGGTATCCTCAACCTCGACAAACCCTCCAACCCTTCCTCCCATGAGGTTGTTGCCTGGATCAAACGCATCCTCCGCGTCGATAAGACAGGCCACAGCGGCACCCTTGATCCCAAAGTCACTGGCAACCTCATTGTCTGCATCGACCGCGCCACCCGTCTCGTCAAATCCCAGCAGGTTGCTGGTAAAGAGTACGTCTGTGTCGCCCGCCTCCACTCTTCTGTTCCTGAAGTTGCCAAAGTCGCCCGTGCGCTGGAGACCCTCACTGGCGCTGTTTTCCAGCGGCCCCCGCTCATATCTGCTGTTAAGCGGCAGCTCCGGATAAGGACCATCTATGAGAGCAAGCTGTTGGAGTATGATGCAGATAAGCATTTGGTCGTTTTCTGGATCTCGTGTGAGGCGGGCACCTACGTGCGGACGCTCTGTGTCCACCTGGGCCTGATCTTGGGTGTTGGTGGTCATATGCAGGAGCTGCGGCGGGTCCGGTCTGGGATACTGGGCGAGAAGGATAACATGGTGACGATGCATGACGTGATGGATGCACAGTGGCTTTATGATAATTACAGAGATGAGAGCTATTTGAGGCGGGCAATAATGCCGCTTGAAGTCCTGCTGACAAGCTATAAGAGATTGGTGGTGAAGGATTCGGCTGTGAATGCCATCTGCTACGGGGCAAAGCTGATGATTCCGGGGCTGTTGAGGTTTGAGAATGATATCGAGAATGGGGAGGAGGTGGTGTTGATGACAACCAAGGGGGAGGCGATTGCTCTAGGCATCGCGGAGATGACAACAGCAGTGATGGCGACTTGCGATCATGGGGTCGTGGCCAAGATCAAGAGGGTGGTGATGGATCGGGACACATACCCGAGGAAGTGGGGGTTGGGCCCACGGGCttcgatgaagaagaagatgattacGGAGGGGCTACTGGATAAGCATGGGAAGCCAAATGAGAAGACGCCGGCTGAGTGGTCGAGGAATGTGGTTCTCCCGACAGGAGGGGATTCAATGATTGCTAGCCTTGCGGCTACAGCGGTGCCAGTTGCGGTGGAGGAGGATGGGCCGATGGTTGTtgaagagaaaggagagaagaaaaagaagaagaaggacaagGATGGGGGAGATGGCGAGGGGCAGAAGCGTAAATTGGAGGACATTGACGGTGGTCCTGTTGAGGTGGCAACTAAGAAGGTTAAGATTGAGGAAGTTGAGAGAgttgtggagaaggaagagaagaaggagaaggtgaagAAAGTGAAAGTTGAAGTTGAGGAGGTGAATGGGGCTGAGGAGgatgggaagaagaaaaagaagaagaaggacaagGAAAAGGATGAATCGGGATTGTCCGATGAGGAAAAAGTAAAGAAGGAaaaggtgaagaagaaagataaggGGGAGAAGGATAAGGCCAAGTTGGGGCCATCTGATGAGGAGAAGGgtgagaaggaaaagaagaagaagaagaagaaggagaagaagagcaaAGAGGTCGAGGATGGGAATGATGAAGAGGTAGATAGgagtgagaagaagaagaaaaaagagaagaaaaagaagaataaagatGGGGAAGAACAAGAGTAG